One window from the genome of Acinetobacter lanii encodes:
- a CDS encoding valine--tRNA ligase, producing MTDSAQNIATTYDPTEIEKKWYQTWEEKGYFKPSEKGESFCIMIPPPNVTGNLHMGHGFNNAIMDALTRFNRMSGKNTLWQPGTDHAGIATQMVVERQLGAQGVSRHDLGREKFIEKVWEWKEQSGGNITRQIRRLGSSVDWSRERFTMDDGLSNAVKEVFVRLHKEGLIYRGKRLVNWDPKLQTALSDLEVESDKEEAGSLWHFKYFFEDKSLRTHDGKDYIVVATTRPETLLGDTAVAVALDDERYAHLVGKNIILPITGRTVAIVKDEYVDKEFGTGCVKITPAHDFNDYEVGKRCELPIINIFNKNAEILAEFEYIEKAGEQISKTIPAPSEYIGLERFAARKKLVEQAEAEGWLDQIQPYTLKPPRGDRSGVIVEPLLTDQWYVKIAPLAEPAIKAVKDGDIKFVPEQYSNMYMAWMNNIQDWCISRQLWWGHRIPAWYDKDGNVYVGRNEAEVRAENGIAADVELNQDEDVLDTWFSSGLWTFSTLGWTGDEAKDKANYFLNTFHPTDVLVTGFDIIFFWVARMIMLTMHFMKNEDGTPQVPFKTVYVHGLVRDGEGQKMSKSKGNVLDPLDIIDGVDLETLVKKRTTGLMNPKQAAKIEKSTRKEFPEGIQSYGTDAVRFTFCALANTGRDIKFDMKRVEGYRNFCNKIWNGTRFVLMNVEGQTVGQTARPDLWELPEQWIVSRLQKAEQAVHQAFATYRLDLAAQAIYEFIWNEYCDWYVELTKPVLNDENVSEERKAEVRRVLLAVMEASLRLAHPIMPYLTEEIWQTLAPMIGLGGETIMTAAYPVADESLINDQAEADMQWLQGLIGAVRNIRGEMGLGNARLLPVLLQNTTEAETAQISRIEPLFKALAKVESITFLANGEQPPLSSSSVVGHASVFVPMKGLIDPKAELGRLQKDFDKVQKQHDQIATKLANEGFVAKAPAAVVEGEKAKLAEFADQLATIKANMEQIAAL from the coding sequence ATGACTGATTCAGCGCAAAACATTGCTACGACCTACGATCCAACCGAGATCGAGAAAAAATGGTACCAAACTTGGGAAGAAAAAGGCTATTTCAAGCCATCTGAAAAAGGTGAATCATTTTGTATCATGATTCCCCCTCCAAACGTCACTGGTAACCTACATATGGGTCATGGCTTTAACAATGCCATTATGGACGCATTGACACGCTTCAACCGTATGTCTGGTAAGAACACCTTATGGCAACCGGGAACTGACCATGCGGGTATTGCCACCCAAATGGTGGTAGAGCGTCAATTGGGTGCGCAAGGTGTCAGCCGTCATGATTTAGGTCGTGAAAAGTTCATCGAAAAAGTGTGGGAATGGAAAGAACAATCTGGCGGTAACATTACCCGTCAAATTCGTCGTCTTGGCTCTTCTGTGGACTGGTCACGTGAACGCTTTACCATGGATGATGGTCTTTCAAATGCGGTGAAAGAAGTCTTCGTTCGCCTACATAAAGAAGGTCTGATTTACCGCGGTAAACGCTTGGTAAACTGGGATCCAAAACTACAAACTGCCCTTTCTGACTTAGAAGTTGAGTCTGATAAAGAAGAAGCAGGTTCACTGTGGCACTTCAAATATTTCTTTGAAGACAAATCACTTCGTACCCATGATGGCAAAGATTACATCGTGGTGGCAACCACTCGTCCTGAAACATTGCTCGGTGATACTGCTGTTGCGGTTGCATTGGATGATGAACGTTATGCACACCTTGTAGGCAAAAATATTATCTTGCCGATTACAGGTCGTACTGTTGCGATTGTCAAAGATGAGTACGTTGACAAAGAATTTGGTACAGGCTGTGTAAAAATCACCCCTGCGCATGACTTCAATGACTATGAAGTGGGTAAACGTTGCGAATTGCCAATCATCAATATTTTCAACAAAAATGCCGAAATCTTGGCTGAGTTTGAATACATTGAGAAAGCGGGCGAGCAAATTTCTAAAACCATTCCTGCGCCTAGTGAATACATTGGTTTAGAACGTTTTGCTGCACGTAAAAAATTGGTAGAACAAGCGGAAGCTGAAGGCTGGTTAGACCAAATTCAACCGTATACCTTGAAGCCACCTCGTGGTGACCGTTCAGGTGTGATCGTTGAGCCATTATTGACCGACCAATGGTATGTGAAGATTGCGCCACTTGCTGAGCCTGCGATCAAAGCGGTAAAAGATGGCGACATTAAATTTGTCCCTGAACAATACAGCAATATGTACATGGCGTGGATGAACAACATTCAAGACTGGTGTATCTCTCGTCAATTGTGGTGGGGTCATCGTATTCCTGCTTGGTACGACAAAGACGGTAACGTTTATGTCGGTCGTAATGAAGCGGAAGTACGTGCTGAAAACGGTATTGCAGCAGACGTTGAGTTGAATCAAGACGAAGACGTGTTAGATACATGGTTCTCTTCAGGTCTTTGGACATTCTCAACACTCGGTTGGACAGGTGACGAAGCAAAAGACAAAGCCAACTACTTCCTTAACACCTTCCACCCAACAGATGTATTGGTAACAGGTTTTGACATCATCTTCTTCTGGGTTGCACGTATGATCATGCTTACGATGCACTTCATGAAAAATGAAGATGGCACACCACAAGTACCGTTTAAAACTGTGTATGTACATGGTTTGGTACGTGATGGCGAAGGTCAAAAAATGTCTAAATCTAAAGGTAACGTGCTGGATCCTTTAGACATTATTGATGGTGTAGATTTAGAAACGCTTGTAAAAAAACGTACTACGGGTCTGATGAATCCTAAACAAGCGGCGAAGATTGAAAAATCAACCCGTAAAGAATTCCCTGAAGGCATCCAGTCTTACGGTACAGATGCAGTACGCTTCACGTTCTGTGCACTTGCAAACACCGGTCGTGACATTAAGTTCGATATGAAGCGTGTTGAAGGCTACCGTAACTTCTGCAACAAGATTTGGAACGGTACTCGTTTCGTTCTCATGAATGTTGAAGGTCAAACTGTAGGTCAAACTGCGCGTCCTGATCTTTGGGAATTGCCTGAACAATGGATCGTGAGTCGTTTACAAAAAGCGGAGCAAGCGGTTCATCAAGCTTTTGCCACTTACCGTTTGGACTTGGCTGCACAAGCGATTTACGAGTTCATTTGGAATGAATACTGTGACTGGTATGTTGAACTGACCAAACCTGTTCTCAATGACGAAAATGTCTCTGAAGAACGTAAAGCGGAAGTTCGTCGTGTGTTACTTGCGGTGATGGAAGCGTCTTTACGTCTTGCACATCCAATCATGCCTTACTTGACTGAAGAAATTTGGCAAACCCTTGCGCCAATGATTGGCTTGGGTGGCGAAACCATCATGACTGCGGCTTACCCTGTTGCGGATGAGTCATTAATCAATGATCAAGCTGAAGCAGATATGCAATGGCTTCAAGGTTTGATTGGTGCGGTACGTAACATCCGTGGTGAAATGGGTCTAGGCAATGCGCGTTTATTGCCTGTACTTTTACAGAACACCACTGAAGCTGAAACTGCGCAAATCTCTCGTATTGAGCCGTTGTTTAAAGCTTTGGCGAAAGTGGAAAGCATTACCTTCTTGGCAAATGGTGAGCAACCACCGTTGTCTTCTTCTTCTGTAGTTGGTCATGCCTCTGTATTCGTTCCAATGAAGGGCTTGATTGACCCTAAAGCGGAATTGGGTCGTCTACAAAAAGACTTCGATAAGGTTCAAAAGCAACATGACCAAATTGCAACTAAACTTGCAAATGAAGGTTTTGTGGCTAAAGCACCTGCTGCTGTGGTTGAAGGCGAAAAAGCAAAACTTGCTGAGTTTGCGGACCAGTTAGCGACGATTAAAGCAAATATGGAGCAAATTGCGGCGCTGTAA
- a CDS encoding DUF4062 domain-containing protein has product MIEDKRNIKMSSAKKYQVFISSTYTDLLDERQAAVEAILQAGHIPAGMELFTSSNQSQWDIIKRWIDESDIYMLILGGRYGSIEAKSGKSYTHLEYEYALSVKKPLFVIVIKDEALNQKTVAQVENQNPEKLKKFKKKVLSSMCEFFIDIKDIQLAVHKCLGKIIQDNELIGWVRGNQQNEGLASELVRLNEENRKLRQENEEFKRNQQIRLPKLKLTINDSDLLKIEYRSIKNKIRSKFEPIKWSDLGKLQSVIDEKEIISYNNAIMNLNEDVINKYLELYDHYYNLINDYENLTITLSNVGELKAKNVRITIKVPDFIYISDKDNSDLKELQETISSKISEIEEQLPQNPIVEYQEKLKSQNPFNHYSSGLNPFINTPLIKGLTLNGEYDDLADLRTLIIKKADFLHLTESIYDDYFLIPRTKGEGVITVKLHCEEYLKQDIIEIPIIVE; this is encoded by the coding sequence ATGATTGAAGATAAAAGAAATATTAAGATGAGTTCAGCAAAAAAATATCAAGTATTCATTAGTTCTACATATACAGATTTGCTCGATGAGCGTCAGGCAGCAGTTGAAGCTATCTTACAAGCTGGGCATATCCCTGCAGGTATGGAATTATTCACAAGTTCAAATCAAAGTCAGTGGGACATAATTAAAAGATGGATTGATGAATCTGATATTTATATGTTGATACTAGGTGGACGTTACGGTTCTATTGAAGCAAAGAGTGGAAAAAGTTACACGCATTTGGAATATGAATATGCACTTTCTGTTAAAAAACCTTTATTTGTAATAGTTATCAAAGATGAAGCATTAAATCAAAAAACAGTAGCGCAGGTTGAAAATCAAAATCCTGAAAAACTGAAGAAATTTAAGAAGAAAGTCTTAAGTTCAATGTGTGAATTCTTCATTGATATAAAGGATATTCAATTAGCTGTTCACAAATGCCTCGGTAAAATTATTCAAGATAATGAATTGATTGGTTGGGTACGTGGCAATCAACAAAATGAAGGCTTAGCTTCTGAATTAGTTCGGTTGAATGAAGAAAATCGAAAACTTAGACAAGAAAATGAAGAATTTAAACGTAATCAGCAAATAAGGTTGCCCAAGTTAAAACTTACTATCAATGATAGTGACTTACTGAAGATAGAATATAGATCTATAAAGAATAAAATTAGATCAAAATTTGAGCCAATTAAATGGAGTGATTTAGGAAAATTACAGTCAGTTATCGATGAGAAAGAAATAATTTCTTATAACAATGCAATAATGAACTTGAATGAGGATGTCATCAATAAGTATCTCGAGCTTTATGATCATTACTATAATTTAATAAATGATTATGAAAATCTTACTATTACTTTAAGTAATGTAGGAGAACTTAAGGCAAAGAATGTCAGAATAACTATTAAGGTTCCTGACTTTATTTATATATCGGATAAGGATAATTCGGATTTAAAAGAGCTTCAAGAAACTATATCATCTAAAATTTCTGAAATTGAGGAACAGTTACCTCAGAACCCTATTGTGGAATATCAAGAAAAGCTAAAATCTCAAAATCCATTTAATCATTATTCTTCTGGATTAAATCCTTTTATAAATACGCCTTTAATAAAAGGGCTAACATTAAATGGTGAATATGATGATTTGGCTGATCTAAGGACTTTAATAATCAAGAAAGCTGATTTTTTACACCTAACAGAGTCTATTTATGATGATTATTTTTTAATTCCTAGAACTAAAGGTGAGGGAGTAATAACAGTAAAGTTACATTGTGAAGAATATCTCAAGCAAGACATCATCGAAATACCAATTATTGTTGAATAA
- a CDS encoding endonuclease domain-containing protein, with translation MNIDPQLLAFAKSMRHNATDAEALMWQVLRAKRFMGLKFRRQHVIKPYIVDFYCHEIGLVIELDGSQHGMDDVIEYDAERTKFLEALGLTVVRYWNNDVLGRTDMVLEDLWEVCGGLKVN, from the coding sequence GTGAATATAGACCCTCAATTACTCGCTTTCGCCAAATCCATGCGCCACAACGCCACCGATGCCGAAGCTCTTATGTGGCAAGTCCTACGTGCTAAGCGTTTTATGGGACTTAAATTCCGTCGTCAGCATGTGATTAAACCTTATATTGTAGATTTTTACTGTCATGAAATTGGTTTGGTGATTGAATTAGATGGTAGTCAGCATGGAATGGATGATGTGATTGAATACGATGCTGAACGTACCAAGTTTTTAGAGGCTTTGGGTTTAACGGTTGTGCGTTATTGGAATAATGATGTGTTGGGGCGGACGGATATGGTGTTGGAGGATTTATGGGAAGTATGTGGTGGATTGAAAGTAAATTAA
- a CDS encoding SDR family NAD(P)-dependent oxidoreductase, which translates to MAKTESLNGKVVWITGTSSGLGKALATECANRGAQIVLMARRFEELEKVRLSLKNPEQHLSVVADITDEAQVRHAYEQVLHAKGRIDWLINNAGLSLRALIHETSMDTERAIIEVDYFSQVFLTKTVLPTFLKQKAGRIAFISSVAGLLGTQYRASYSAAKGAIHLWANSLRAEVADQGVNVSVIFPGFVKTNVSFNALNGEGKPRGIQDEAIENGLDADEFAKITVDALLKGDEYIVVGGAKEKLGVLVSRISPKILYKMIRKTKVK; encoded by the coding sequence ATGGCGAAAACTGAAAGCTTAAATGGGAAAGTGGTGTGGATTACCGGAACTTCTTCAGGTTTAGGTAAAGCCTTAGCCACAGAGTGCGCCAACCGAGGTGCGCAGATTGTGTTAATGGCACGTCGTTTTGAGGAGCTTGAAAAAGTCCGTTTAAGTCTGAAAAACCCTGAACAACATCTGTCAGTTGTTGCCGATATCACCGACGAAGCTCAAGTACGCCATGCCTATGAACAAGTGTTACACGCCAAAGGGCGAATTGACTGGTTGATCAATAATGCAGGTTTGAGTTTACGTGCGCTCATTCATGAAACCAGTATGGACACTGAACGTGCCATTATAGAAGTGGACTATTTTTCACAGGTGTTTCTGACCAAAACGGTTTTACCGACGTTCTTAAAACAGAAAGCAGGACGTATTGCGTTTATCTCCAGTGTGGCTGGTTTATTGGGGACACAGTATCGTGCGTCTTATTCAGCAGCGAAAGGGGCGATTCATCTTTGGGCAAATAGCCTAAGAGCAGAAGTGGCTGATCAAGGGGTCAATGTCTCAGTGATTTTCCCCGGGTTTGTCAAAACCAATGTCTCTTTCAATGCTTTAAATGGCGAGGGTAAACCACGAGGCATACAAGACGAAGCGATTGAAAATGGTTTGGATGCAGATGAATTTGCCAAAATCACGGTAGATGCACTTTTAAAAGGGGATGAATATATCGTGGTTGGCGGTGCAAAAGAAAAACTGGGTGTTTTGGTGTCACGTATTTCACCGAAGATTTTGTATAAGATGATTCGTAAAACCAAAGTGAAATGA